The Halanaerobiaceae bacterium ANBcell28 genome contains the following window.
CTTTTATTCCTCTTAAAAGTTTTGATAAAGTAAAAAATGCTGTTCTAGAAGCAGGTGCAGGTCATATAGGTAATTATAGTCATACATCTTTTTCTATTAAAGGTAAAGGAAGTTTTAAGCCTCTTGCAACTGCTAAGCCATATATAGGAAAAGAGAATTTGCTGGAATCAGTTGATGAAATTCGTTTTGAAACACTTGTGTCAGATGAGAAGCTTTCTAATATTTTGAATATATTGTTGGATACTCATCCTTATGAAGAAGTAGCATATGATCTTATACCTTTAGATAATAAATTCGAGAAACACGGTCTAGGAAGGATTGGAAACAATCCTAATCACTACAAGTTGCTTGATTTTGTTGATTTACTACAAAATAGTCTAGGTAGCAAAGGTATAAAATATCTTGGAGATAAATCAAAAAATATAAATAAAGTAGCTATTTGTAGTGGTAGTGGAGCCAGTTTAATAAGTTGTGCAGCTTATAAAGGTGCTGATCTTTATATAAGTTCTGATATAAAGTATCATGACGCTCAATTGGCTGAAGAATTAGGAATAGCTTTAATTGATGCGGGACATTATTATACAGAAGCGGTAGTTAAAAAATTACTATACAATTATTTCATTAAAGAAACAGACGGTATTAATATATTCACTTCTGAACTTAATACAAATCCTTGGAATTATCATGAAAATTTTAAGTATTAGTTTATTCTGTAAGTTTTATCTAATGAGGGAGGAAAAATAAGTGATATTCTTTTTTCACACTTGTATTAATTGTGGAAAACCGATTAATCCTGAGAGGTTACAGGTATTACCAGAAACAAAGATATGCATCAGGTGTGCCGAAATTTGTGGAAGTGATTTAGTGATTACACGTGCAGAGGTTGGTATGGATAAAGAGACTTATCGAGATTTGATTGGTGCTATACGTAGTTAATTTGCATCAAAACTTGACATTATTTTTTCGACTATGTTATACTATCAATATATTAAAATAAAATAAGTTGACTAGGTGATCGCAGTTACAAAAGTAGCTGAGGAAAGTCCGAGCTCCATAGGGCAGGGTGCTGGATAACATCCAGTGGAGGCGACTCCCAGGAAAGTGCCACAGAAATATACCGCCTATATATTATAGGTAAGGGTGAAACGGTGAGGTAAGAGCTCACCAGGGTTCAGGTGACTGAATTGCTAGGTAAACCCCATCTGGAGAAAGTCTAAATAGGGAGAAATATAAGGTTGCCCGCCTTTTCTCCGGGTAAAGACGCTAAAGATATTCAGGTAACTGATATCGTAGATAGATGATCATCCACGACAAAACTCGGCTTATCGGTCAACTTGTTTTGCTTTACATAACTTAGTATGAAAAACCGGTATTTAAGAGCTGGAGGAATATTTATGCGACATTCATTATTTGAAGAAGAATATCTTGATTTTTTATCTAAATTATATTCAGGCTCCCCAAAACTTATATTAAAAGATGTTCATGGTTTTTTGGGTAAATATTTTCCTCTTATAGTATCTGGTTTGTTTTTATGTAAGGATATGAATACAGAGCTAACTATAAGGCCTAAATTAGATAAAGATATAAGATTAGATAATACTATTAGTGAAAAAGTAAAAAATATGATAAAAAAAGATAATTATCCCATAATTAAGTCATTGAAAGATTTTTCATTTTCAAAAGAAATGGAAGATCAATATACTAATGACATAGATGAATTGATGATTTTACCATTACAGGATGGTAAGGAATTTTTGGGATTTTTATTTTTTTATTTGAGTAAAGAAGTTTCTATTACTACAAAAACTAAAAAAATGTTGTCCTTTATAAGTATATATATATCTTTATTGTTTAAAAATAAATATTATTATGAGAACATGGAGCAACGTTTAGCAGAGTTGTTGACATTACAAAATGTAGGTGATTTTGTTAACTCTACATTAGATTTTGAAAAGTTACTAGATATTTCTTTGGACGCAATTGTAGGATTAATCGGTCTTAGAACTTGTTCGATTACAGTTTTTACAGATAAATTATTCAATGACATATATGCTCGTAGTCAAAAATCGCTTGTTAATACAGTTGATTCTAGTAAGGAAGTTGAAATAGATTTATCAAGAGGACTTTATGCTGATTTATCTCAAAAAAGAAAGCCAGTATCAGGAATTCTTAAGGTAAGTAAAGATATTCTTGACCTAATTTTATTTGATAGTATTAGTGAAGGGGATCAAGTTCAATATATTATTATTCCAATAACCAGGGGAGATGAGTTATTTGGCTCAATAAATATATTTGATTCTACTTTAGTCCATGTTAACAATATCGATAGTCACTTTTTAGAGTCCTTTGCAAATCAATTTAGTATTGCTTTACAAAATGCAAATCTTTATCGTAAACAATCTGAAATGGCAAATAAAGATGGATTAACAAACTTATATAATCATGCATATTTTCAAAGTGTATTAGATAAATTAATAGAGAAGAAAGATATGCTTCCACTATCTTTAGTCTTTATGGATATTGATGATTTTAAACAAGTTAATGACCAATATGGTCATTTAATCGGGGATAAAGTTTTGAAAGAATTATCTGCAATATTATTGAAACATAGTAGGGATGGGGATTTAGTTGCCAGATATGGTGGTGAAGAGTTTGCTGTAATTTTACCTGGAACTAAAGCTAGTGAAGCAATAGAATTTGCGGAAAGATTAAGAGAAATTATTGCTAATAATTTGGTTTTATTAGACGATAATGATGCCTTTAAGGTAACTGTTAGTATAGGAGTAAGTGAATATCAAGATGATTGGTCAAAAGAAGATTTTGTTGATACAGTTGACCGTTTATTATATCAAGCAAAGAACAATGGAAAAAACAGGGTAGAGTTTGATTTATAGTTTTTTTACAAAATTTGAATTTTTTCTACTAAAAAATATTATAATATAAATAACAACAAAAAAGAGGTGTGAATATGAAAAAAGCTAATGTACTAGATGCTATTGAACGATTGAAATCGACGCTTGAGAAGGTTGAAGGCTTTGATGTAAGTGATATAGACCTTAGTGATAGAGTTTTGGACAATAGAATTATTACACTTGAAGGGTATATGCGTTTTCTAGAAAACGAAGGAATACCAAAGTTAGAAAAAATTTATGATAAATTATTGAATGAGAATAATGAAAAGGTAGGTGTCTATAATGACGGATCAGATTTATTATAAAGTTCAATATCCACTTAAAAAATCTATTAATATGTTAAAAGCAATTGACACTAATGATCCTTTTGTTGGAAATAATGATGAGGGATATAAAGAAGAGGGTTTAGAGGTAATTAAAGAATTTTTAGATACGTGGGAAGAAGAAAAAGAAAACTTAGTAGGCGTTATTTCTAGATTAAGGAAAATTCAATGATATAGCCTAATAGGAAATTAAACTAGATGTCAAGGGAACAATAGTTTTTTACTGCTTCCTTGGCATTTTGTTTTTTAAATAAGTATTATTGTAACTGGTTTTTCTTTCATAATTTAAATAAAAAAATCACAACTAAGTGAACGTTTTATTGAATTATAAAGAGAACTATGTTAAAATAAAAAACGAATTAAAAAGATAAGGGAGGGATGCTGATGGCTGGTCATTCAAAGTGGGCTAATATAAAACATAAAAAATCAAAGGAAGATGCTAAAAGAGGGAAGTTATTTTCCAAATTAAGCAAGATGATTTCTGTCGCTGCTCGAGAGGGTGGTGGAGACCCTGATATGAATGCAGAATTACGCTTGGCAATTCAAAAAGCAAAAGATAATAACATGCCAAATGATAATATTGACAGAGCTGTAAAACGAGGCACTGGTGATCTTGAGGGTGTGACATATGAAAAGTTTGTATATGAAGGTTACGGGCCAGGTGGTGTAGCACTATATCTTGATTTGATGAGTGATAATCGCAATAGAACTGCTGCAGAGATTAGACATTTACTATCAAAACATGGAGGTAATTTAGGGGAATCTGGTTGTGTTGCCTGGATGTTTAATCGAAAAGGACAAATTGTTGTTGATATGGATGAACTTGATTATGATGAAGATGAGTTAATGATGATTGCTTTAGAAGCTGGAGCAGAAGATGTTCTTGTTGAAGAAAACGTACTAAATATATATACTGAACCATCTGTATTTGAAGAAGTAAGGAAATCATTAGAAAGTGATGATATTAAAGTGCTTTCTTCAGATGTAGCAATGATTCCTGATAATACTATTGAGCTTGATAAAAATACTGCTAAAAAAACAATAAAGTTAATGGATGTCTTAGAGGATCATGATGATGTTCAAGAAGTTTACGCTAATTTTGATATACCAAGTAATATAATGGATGAAATCAGTAAAGAAGAATAAGTTTTAGACACTGATTTTTTCAGTGTCTTTTGTATATTTTTCTGGATTTAGGTAATAATAAAGAAAAAATATGCAGGAGATGACTTGTTATGCCTAAATTTCGGAGGAAATTACTTTTGACGTTTGTCTTATTAATTGCAATATTTATATTATGGAGCGATAGAAACACTAATTTAAATAGTGATACACCATACTTAGATAGTTTGATTTCTATTCAGGGTTCTCCTTTGCCTGAAAATATTATAGATTCATTAAATAAGATAAAGAATAATGCAGTATCTTTAAGAAGAGATAAGAATGAGAGAAGCTTTGTTATTTTTAATTCTCTTGCTTTATCGCAAAAAGATAAGATTCTACAATCTACACCTTTAATTATTCAGGTGTTTTATGAGAAAAGTAACATATTGATTCAAGAGATAGTTGCCATGCCAGAGGAGTTTATTGATTTAAACTTAGATGAGTTTCTTCTACTTCTTGAAAATTGGCAATTAAAGGAGTATAGTAGTGGAAGAATGATGATTTTATATAAGTCTGTGAATGAATTTGCTCCTAATAAAGAAAAGAAAATGTACCTAGGCATTAAAGACTCTAAGATTGCTATTTTTAATGGTAATGGTAATCATCTAAAGAAAATTACTGATATAAATGTTGAAAACCTGCCTGAAGAAGAGATAGAAAGTTTAAGAAAAGGTATATATGTTAATACTCAGGAAGAGTTATTATCAATACTTGATGGCTTAATTAGCAGCATAAACATGGATTAAGATATCATGATTCTTTTTTTACTGGAATACTTATATAAGTGTTATGAGGTGGTTTTTTGTTAATTTTAGGGATAGATCCTGGTCTAGCTATAGTTGGTTATTCATTAGTTGAAAAAAAAGGTAATAAATTTAAAGTTTTAGATTATGGTGTTATTAGAACTTCAGCGGATAGTAATAATATAGATAGATTAGCTTCGATATATACTGATTTATTAGAAATAATTAAAAAATATCAACCTGAGGAAATGGCGGTTGAAGAATTATATTTTAATAAAAATGTTAAAACTGCTATAAAAGTCGGACAAGCTAGAGGTGTTTTGCTTTTGGCTGGGGCACAATCAAATTTGAAAGTAGCAGAATATACTCCATTGCAAGTGAAACAAGCTGTAGTTGGCTATGGTAGAGCTGCGAAAAAGCAGGTACAAGAGATGGTTAAAGCTTTATTAAATCTAAAAGAGCTTCCTAGACCTGATGATGCTGCTGATGCTCTTGCTGTTGCTATTTGTCATGGTAATAGCCGTGCTTTAAATAGGAATTTAAAGAAATTGAGGGGGTAGTTTCTGTTGATTGCTTATTTAAAAGGTAAAGTTATATGGCAAGTTGAAGATAAAGTTATTATTGATGTAAACGATGTTGGGTATCAAGTATACATGCCAAATACTAATCTTATAGAAAATATGTCAGCGGAATTATATATTTATACTTATGTGAAAGAAGACAAGTTGGATCTTTATGGTTTTTCTACTATGGAAGAAAAAGAACTTTTTGAAATATTAATTTCTGTTTCGGGCATAGGCCCTAAGGCAGCTATGAATATTATCTCTACATTAGCACTTGAGTCGTTCGTTAATGCTATTTTAACAGAGAATGTTTCAACTTTGAAGCAAATATCAGGTATTGGGCCTAAAACAGCTCAACGTTTAATATTAGAATTAAAAAATAAAGTAGAGAATCTTGCTCTAGGCTTAGATAAAGAGATAAAAAAATTATCTAATGATCAAGAACTATATGATGCTTTACTCAGTTTGGGTTATTCTGCTAGAGAAATAGAAAGTACTTTAAGAAAGGTAGAAATTACTGATAATATGAGTATAGAAAACAAGATCAAAGAGGTTCTTTCTTATATTGCTAAGGAGCGTTAATAATGGATGAAAAGAAAAGGATCATATCTGCGGTAAAAGGACAGGAAGATTTAAATCTTGATAAAACTTTACGACCGCAAAGTTTATCTTTTTATATTGGACAATCAAAAGTAAAAGAAAAGTTAAGTATATTTATTGAAGCTGCTAAAAAGCGAAAAGAAGCACTTGATCATGTTTTGCTTTATGGTCCTCCTGGTTTAGGGAAAACTACGTTAGCTAATATAATAGCAAATGAATTGAATGTAAATATACAAACTACATCTGGACCTGCAATAGAACGTCCTGGTGATTTAGCTGCTATATTAACAAATTTACAAGAAAATGATGTTTTGTTTATTGATGAAATACATCGTTTAAATAAAGTAGTAGAAGAAGTTTTGTATCCTGCTATGGAAGATTTTTCATTAGATATAATGATAGGAAAAGGTCCAAGTGCACGATCTGTTCGCCTTGATTTAGAGCCATTTACTTTAGTTGGTGCAACAACTAGGGCTGGTATGTTAAGTTCTCCTTTAAGGGATAGATTTGGAGTTATAAATAGATTGGAATTTTATAATACCAAAGAGTTATCAGAAATTATCATAAGATCTGCCCGTGTTCTTAAAATTAAGATTGCTGAAGAAGGAGCAATAGAAATTGCTAGAAGATCGAGGGGGACTCCAAGGATTAGCAATAGATTACTAAAAAGAGTACGAGATTACGCAGAAGTAAGGTCTGATGGGAATATTACAAAAAAAGTTGTAGATGATGCTTTGAACTTATTGGAAATTGATGGACTTGGACTTGATAATATTGATCACAAATTGTTGAAAACAATTATCAATAAATTTGATGGAGGACCAGTTGGATTGAATACTCTGGCTGCTGCTATTAGTGAAGAGTGTGAGACTATAGAAGATGTTTATGAACCTTATTTATTACAAATTGGTTTTATTGATAGGACTCCCAGAGGGCGAGTAGCAACTATTGCTGCATATCAACACCTTAAGATTAAGAAAAACGACAAAGATGGTTTGTTTTGATATACTTTTTAAACTATTGGTAAATAATATAGATAAATTATTATTTGGAGGTGTTACATGAAAGTAGATGAATTTGATTACTACTTACCAGAAGAATTAATTGCTCAAAAACCTATGGAAAAACGTGACCAGTCTCGTTTGATGGTTTTAAATAAAAATAATGGCTCTATTGAACAGGGAGTTTTTGCTAATATAGTTGATTATTTGGATGAAGGAGATTTATTAATTCTGAATAATAGTAAGGTTATTCCAGCTAGATTGTTTGGTAAAAAGTTGCCAACAGGAACAGATATTGAGGTTTTACTGCTAAACGAAGTAGAAGATGATATTTGGGAAGTACTGGTAAAGCCAGGGAGAAGAGTTAAAAAAGGTGTTAAGATTTCTTTTGGAGAAAAAATGTCTGCTGAAACTTTAGATTATACTGATTTTGGTGGTCGTTTAATGCGCTTTGAATATGATGGCAAATTTGATAATATAATTGATGATTTAGGAAAATTACCTTTGCCACCTTATATTCATGAGGATTTGGAAAAACCAGATCGCTATCAAACTGTTTATGCAAAAAATAGAGGCTCAGTAGCTGCACCTACTGCTGGTTTACATTTTACAACTGAATTATTTGATAAGCTATCAAATAAAGGAATTGATATTGCTTACTTAACTTTACATGTTGGTCTAGGAACATTTAGGCCCGTTAAGGTTGATGATATTAAAGAACATAAAATGCATGCAGAATATTATCAATTAGAAGAATCTACTGCAGATTTGATTAATGAAAAAAAAGAAATGAATAAGAGGATAGTTG
Protein-coding sequences here:
- a CDS encoding TraR/DksA C4-type zinc finger protein, translated to MIFFFHTCINCGKPINPERLQVLPETKICIRCAEICGSDLVITRAEVGMDKETYRDLIGAIRS
- a CDS encoding sensor domain-containing diguanylate cyclase, coding for MRHSLFEEEYLDFLSKLYSGSPKLILKDVHGFLGKYFPLIVSGLFLCKDMNTELTIRPKLDKDIRLDNTISEKVKNMIKKDNYPIIKSLKDFSFSKEMEDQYTNDIDELMILPLQDGKEFLGFLFFYLSKEVSITTKTKKMLSFISIYISLLFKNKYYYENMEQRLAELLTLQNVGDFVNSTLDFEKLLDISLDAIVGLIGLRTCSITVFTDKLFNDIYARSQKSLVNTVDSSKEVEIDLSRGLYADLSQKRKPVSGILKVSKDILDLILFDSISEGDQVQYIIIPITRGDELFGSINIFDSTLVHVNNIDSHFLESFANQFSIALQNANLYRKQSEMANKDGLTNLYNHAYFQSVLDKLIEKKDMLPLSLVFMDIDDFKQVNDQYGHLIGDKVLKELSAILLKHSRDGDLVARYGGEEFAVILPGTKASEAIEFAERLREIIANNLVLLDDNDAFKVTVSIGVSEYQDDWSKEDFVDTVDRLLYQAKNNGKNRVEFDL
- the queA gene encoding tRNA preQ1(34) S-adenosylmethionine ribosyltransferase-isomerase QueA; the protein is MKVDEFDYYLPEELIAQKPMEKRDQSRLMVLNKNNGSIEQGVFANIVDYLDEGDLLILNNSKVIPARLFGKKLPTGTDIEVLLLNEVEDDIWEVLVKPGRRVKKGVKISFGEKMSAETLDYTDFGGRLMRFEYDGKFDNIIDDLGKLPLPPYIHEDLEKPDRYQTVYAKNRGSVAAPTAGLHFTTELFDKLSNKGIDIAYLTLHVGLGTFRPVKVDDIKEHKMHAEYYQLEESTADLINEKKEMNKRIVAVGTTSTRTLEAIASEKGKIEPAKGWTDIFIYPGFEFKVVDALITNFHLPKSTLMMLISAFAGKEKVMSAYEKAVEERYRFFSFGDAMLIR
- a CDS encoding BofC C-terminal domain-containing protein, giving the protein MTFVLLIAIFILWSDRNTNLNSDTPYLDSLISIQGSPLPENIIDSLNKIKNNAVSLRRDKNERSFVIFNSLALSQKDKILQSTPLIIQVFYEKSNILIQEIVAMPEEFIDLNLDEFLLLLENWQLKEYSSGRMMILYKSVNEFAPNKEKKMYLGIKDSKIAIFNGNGNHLKKITDINVENLPEEEIESLRKGIYVNTQEELLSILDGLISSINMD
- the ruvA gene encoding Holliday junction branch migration protein RuvA, which produces MIAYLKGKVIWQVEDKVIIDVNDVGYQVYMPNTNLIENMSAELYIYTYVKEDKLDLYGFSTMEEKELFEILISVSGIGPKAAMNIISTLALESFVNAILTENVSTLKQISGIGPKTAQRLILELKNKVENLALGLDKEIKKLSNDQELYDALLSLGYSAREIESTLRKVEITDNMSIENKIKEVLSYIAKER
- a CDS encoding Nif3-like dinuclear metal center hexameric protein; translation: MYKISDIVKIAENLASKKLAFEWDNVGLQVGDYDNIVSNILLSLDLTEQVIDEAISKKCQLIISHHPLIFKPLKTIKNNDSKGKLIFKMIENRVNLYVMHTNLDVVKGGLNDYLSNILKLEEIELLKTSADTKYYKLVTFIPLKSFDKVKNAVLEAGAGHIGNYSHTSFSIKGKGSFKPLATAKPYIGKENLLESVDEIRFETLVSDEKLSNILNILLDTHPYEEVAYDLIPLDNKFEKHGLGRIGNNPNHYKLLDFVDLLQNSLGSKGIKYLGDKSKNINKVAICSGSGASLISCAAYKGADLYISSDIKYHDAQLAEELGIALIDAGHYYTEAVVKKLLYNYFIKETDGINIFTSELNTNPWNYHENFKY
- the ruvB gene encoding Holliday junction branch migration DNA helicase RuvB — protein: MDEKKRIISAVKGQEDLNLDKTLRPQSLSFYIGQSKVKEKLSIFIEAAKKRKEALDHVLLYGPPGLGKTTLANIIANELNVNIQTTSGPAIERPGDLAAILTNLQENDVLFIDEIHRLNKVVEEVLYPAMEDFSLDIMIGKGPSARSVRLDLEPFTLVGATTRAGMLSSPLRDRFGVINRLEFYNTKELSEIIIRSARVLKIKIAEEGAIEIARRSRGTPRISNRLLKRVRDYAEVRSDGNITKKVVDDALNLLEIDGLGLDNIDHKLLKTIINKFDGGPVGLNTLAAAISEECETIEDVYEPYLLQIGFIDRTPRGRVATIAAYQHLKIKKNDKDGLF
- a CDS encoding YebC/PmpR family DNA-binding transcriptional regulator; this encodes MAGHSKWANIKHKKSKEDAKRGKLFSKLSKMISVAAREGGGDPDMNAELRLAIQKAKDNNMPNDNIDRAVKRGTGDLEGVTYEKFVYEGYGPGGVALYLDLMSDNRNRTAAEIRHLLSKHGGNLGESGCVAWMFNRKGQIVVDMDELDYDEDELMMIALEAGAEDVLVEENVLNIYTEPSVFEEVRKSLESDDIKVLSSDVAMIPDNTIELDKNTAKKTIKLMDVLEDHDDVQEVYANFDIPSNIMDEISKEE
- the ruvC gene encoding crossover junction endodeoxyribonuclease RuvC; translation: MLILGIDPGLAIVGYSLVEKKGNKFKVLDYGVIRTSADSNNIDRLASIYTDLLEIIKKYQPEEMAVEELYFNKNVKTAIKVGQARGVLLLAGAQSNLKVAEYTPLQVKQAVVGYGRAAKKQVQEMVKALLNLKELPRPDDAADALAVAICHGNSRALNRNLKKLRG